One part of the Anaerolineae bacterium genome encodes these proteins:
- a CDS encoding Ribose ABC transport system, ATP-binding protein RbsA produces the protein MNPRLRFEHIHKAFPGVQAVRDVSFEAQAGEILALVGENGAGKSTLMNILSGAIPADKGKIYLDGQEVVIDSPRRALELGITMIHQELALIPQMSVGQNIYLGREPRRRGMKMMIDWKKLYQEAQETLDRLGLEISARAIVQDLTIAQRQMVEIAKALSYNARLIVLDEPTSALSERETETLFGLMRSLREKGVTLIFISHRLDEVFAIADRIAVMRDGQLVGLRSAQEVSREEVVQMMVGRELKEFFPKSEVPRGKIVLSARGLKRGKNLKGVDIDLYAGEIVGVAGLVGSGRSELARALFGADRLDEGEILLEGRVIHLRNPQDAIRLGIGFVPEDRKAQGLFLGQSVRSNVVISLLDRLSQFGLIRFRQAEEIVNGMIQQLNIKTPSFRQRVRNLSGGNQQKVVIARWMSLNPKVLILDEPTRGVDVAAKAEIHALMSNLAAQGVAIMMVSSELPEILGVSDRILVMREGEIVAEFPRKDATQEVIMHAATGQAARQGLSFQPQSG, from the coding sequence ATGAACCCGAGACTGCGGTTTGAACATATTCACAAAGCCTTCCCCGGCGTACAGGCGGTGCGCGATGTCTCTTTTGAAGCTCAGGCGGGGGAAATTTTAGCTCTGGTGGGTGAAAATGGCGCCGGCAAGTCAACTTTGATGAACATCCTGAGCGGAGCGATCCCAGCCGATAAGGGCAAGATTTATCTGGACGGACAGGAAGTCGTCATCGATTCACCTCGCCGCGCTTTGGAATTGGGCATTACGATGATTCATCAGGAATTGGCTCTCATCCCTCAAATGAGCGTCGGTCAGAATATCTATCTCGGTCGCGAACCGCGCCGCAGAGGGATGAAAATGATGATCGATTGGAAGAAACTCTATCAAGAAGCCCAGGAAACGCTCGACCGCCTGGGTTTAGAGATCTCTGCCAGAGCGATTGTGCAAGACTTAACCATTGCCCAACGGCAAATGGTCGAGATTGCCAAAGCCCTCTCCTATAATGCGCGCTTGATTGTCCTGGACGAACCCACCAGCGCCCTCTCGGAGCGCGAAACCGAAACGTTATTTGGTCTGATGCGTTCCCTGCGCGAAAAGGGCGTGACTTTGATTTTTATCTCTCATCGTCTGGACGAGGTATTTGCCATTGCCGATCGAATCGCGGTGATGCGCGATGGACAGCTTGTGGGGTTACGGTCTGCTCAAGAAGTGAGCCGCGAAGAAGTGGTTCAGATGATGGTGGGGCGTGAATTGAAAGAGTTCTTCCCCAAGAGCGAAGTGCCGCGAGGGAAAATAGTTCTTTCGGCAAGGGGTCTGAAAAGAGGCAAAAATCTCAAAGGGGTTGATATAGACCTCTATGCGGGGGAGATTGTGGGCGTTGCTGGATTGGTCGGATCAGGACGCAGTGAACTGGCGCGGGCGCTCTTTGGCGCAGACCGCTTAGATGAGGGTGAGATTCTCTTAGAAGGCCGCGTGATTCATCTGCGCAATCCTCAAGATGCCATCCGTCTGGGAATTGGGTTTGTCCCCGAAGACCGTAAGGCGCAAGGGTTGTTCTTAGGACAAAGCGTCAGGTCGAATGTGGTGATCAGCTTGCTCGACAGGCTCTCGCAGTTTGGATTGATCCGTTTCAGACAGGCTGAAGAGATCGTGAATGGTATGATCCAACAGTTGAACATCAAGACGCCTTCATTTCGTCAACGAGTCCGCAATCTCTCCGGCGGAAATCAGCAAAAAGTGGTCATCGCCCGCTGGATGTCGTTAAATCCAAAAGTGTTAATTTTGGATGAACCGACCAGAGGGGTGGATGTGGCAGCAAAGGCAGAAATTCACGCCTTGATGAGCAATCTGGCTGCACAGGGGGTGGCGATCATGATGGTTTCTTCCGAATTACCGGAGATTTTAGGGGTCAGCGATCGCATCCTGGTGATGCGGGAGGGAGAGATTGTGGCTGAATTTCCGCGCAAAGATGCCACGCAGGAGGTCATCATGCATGCAGCAACCGGTCAAGCAGCGAGGCAGGGGCTCTCTTTTCAACCTCAATCCGGGTAG
- a CDS encoding Transporter: MTFPQLFLIFIVAIPLVLVSLDRLRMDVAALLIAVSLGLAQFFGMGILGAAHNPHDAIKAIAGFSQPVVITLLSLFIFTTSLDKIGLTRWVARKLLIIGGNSERLFIALFATTTALLSLIMNNLAAGALLLPSAMEIARRSGIKPSKLLIPVAYGSLLGGSATYFTGANIIVSDLLTTAIPPQHALHILDFTPTGGVIAILGILFLTIFGPRWLPERDPAPEQMIARPTGKELEDHYQLLERLWEVIVPRDSPIAYKTLAASGIGEQYGLAVAGVWHGHQAFFAPPPDLMIYPDDILLVVGREERVKALKELGLRLGREGVNGHISEQGVNFIEVMPSPHSQALGHSLRDIEFRTKYHFTALALFRGGRSYRTDVGNFPLMLGDSLLMIGSRQYLPRLRNNPDFIVLEPDLSDQPIKQPQAGVTLTILLASIIASVIGLPVYLAMLTGAILLLLTKILDIEEAYRAINWQAIILIAGMYSVSLAMVNTSLAKLIGEQMIRFVSPLGGVGLASGAYLFSALITQFIGGQVSILVSGPITISAAISMHINPQAVAVATAIGCSASFFTPIAHPVNILMIAPANYQFRDFLNIGWKLTIVCFIGLVLGLILFWNL, from the coding sequence ATGACCTTCCCACAATTATTCCTCATCTTTATCGTCGCCATTCCGTTGGTGCTGGTTAGTCTTGACCGGCTGCGCATGGATGTCGCAGCTTTATTAATCGCAGTCAGCCTGGGGTTGGCGCAATTTTTCGGGATGGGTATTCTCGGCGCTGCACATAATCCTCACGACGCCATAAAGGCTATTGCTGGTTTTAGCCAACCGGTGGTGATCACATTATTGAGCTTGTTCATTTTTACAACCAGTTTGGATAAAATTGGATTGACCCGTTGGGTAGCTCGTAAACTGCTCATTATCGGCGGAAATTCAGAGCGATTATTCATTGCATTGTTTGCTACTACAACGGCGTTATTATCGTTAATCATGAACAATCTGGCAGCCGGGGCATTGCTTTTACCCAGTGCGATGGAAATAGCTCGCCGCTCTGGCATCAAACCCAGCAAGCTGTTAATTCCAGTTGCTTATGGAAGTCTATTGGGCGGTTCCGCCACTTATTTTACCGGAGCAAATATTATCGTCAGTGATCTGCTTACCACTGCTATTCCTCCCCAACACGCATTACATATATTGGATTTTACCCCAACCGGTGGGGTAATCGCGATTCTTGGGATTTTGTTCTTGACCATCTTTGGGCCTCGCTGGTTGCCAGAACGTGATCCAGCTCCCGAACAGATGATTGCTCGCCCAACCGGGAAAGAACTTGAAGACCATTACCAGCTGCTTGAGCGATTATGGGAGGTGATCGTTCCCAGGGATTCGCCGATCGCATATAAGACCCTGGCGGCAAGCGGTATCGGGGAACAATACGGGCTGGCAGTGGCGGGTGTATGGCATGGGCATCAGGCATTTTTTGCACCACCACCCGATTTAATGATCTATCCTGATGATATTTTGCTGGTGGTTGGACGAGAAGAGCGCGTCAAGGCACTGAAAGAATTAGGATTGCGCTTAGGGCGTGAAGGTGTAAATGGACATATTAGTGAGCAGGGTGTTAACTTTATCGAGGTGATGCCATCGCCCCACTCTCAAGCGTTAGGGCACTCTCTGCGCGACATTGAATTTCGAACAAAATATCATTTTACTGCTCTGGCGTTGTTTCGCGGCGGGCGCAGTTATCGCACCGACGTGGGGAATTTTCCCTTGATGTTAGGGGATAGCTTATTAATGATTGGATCGCGCCAGTATTTACCCCGCTTGCGCAATAACCCTGATTTTATCGTTTTAGAACCCGATTTGAGCGACCAGCCGATCAAACAACCTCAAGCAGGAGTGACACTCACTATTCTTCTTGCCTCTATTATTGCCTCGGTTATTGGTTTGCCGGTTTATTTAGCCATGTTAACCGGCGCTATTCTGTTATTATTAACAAAGATTCTGGACATCGAAGAAGCCTATCGAGCGATAAACTGGCAGGCGATCATCCTGATTGCGGGCATGTATTCAGTGAGTTTAGCAATGGTGAACACGAGCTTAGCCAAGCTTATTGGCGAACAAATGATTCGTTTCGTCTCACCGCTGGGAGGAGTGGGGTTAGCCAGTGGAGCATATCTATTTTCAGCATTGATAACCCAATTCATCGGAGGGCAGGTCTCGATATTGGTTTCGGGTCCAATCACAATTAGCGCCGCTATCAGCATGCATATAAACCCTCAGGCTGTAGCGGTAGCTACTGCGATTGGTTGTTCCGCCTCCTTTTTTACTCCGATTGCACATCCCGTCAATATCTTGATGATAGCTCCAGCAAATTACCAATTTCGTGATTTTTTGAATATTGGTTGGAAATTAACCATTGTTTGCTTTATCGGTCTAGTTCTGGGATTAATCTTGTTTTGGAACCTCTGA
- a CDS encoding putative membrane protein: MTSSTPLAPVQPAERIQIVDILRGFALFGILFVNMTIFGHPIQAVVLPANPNLPFHDRAALWLIHALGEGKFYALFSLLFGLGLTLQMERIEGRGGRFVPLYLRRLLVLLGFGLIHAFLIWMGDILILYALLGFLLILFRKAKPRTLLVWVVIFIALPLLFNAAVTGLVAWAGTIPEAASQIEESFAAAEAGFVTDLERAYQVYASGNFAQITTQRVHDYFSMGLAGFIVMGFNVLAMFVLGVYFGKRGIFKNLPENQGLFRKLLLWGFLLGLSGNILYATLIMPISRVYPTGTLWLATAGQAVGAPLLMLAYVSALCLLALHPLWGKRLQVLAPVGQMALTNYLIQSIVCTLIFYGYGLGLFGKIGHAAGIGLTFVIYLLQIPFSHWWMKRFYYGPAEWLWRSLTYGKLQPIRKLEKV; this comes from the coding sequence ATGACCAGTTCTACCCCACTTGCCCCTGTCCAGCCTGCCGAACGCATCCAAATCGTGGACATTCTGCGCGGCTTTGCGCTGTTCGGTATCTTGTTCGTCAATATGACGATTTTCGGTCACCCCATCCAGGCGGTCGTCCTGCCTGCCAACCCCAATTTGCCGTTTCATGATCGTGCCGCCCTGTGGCTGATTCACGCTCTGGGCGAAGGAAAGTTCTACGCCCTGTTTTCCCTGCTCTTTGGGTTGGGGCTAACCCTGCAAATGGAACGCATCGAAGGGCGCGGCGGACGCTTCGTGCCGCTCTACCTGCGCCGCCTGCTGGTTTTACTTGGCTTTGGACTCATCCACGCCTTCCTGATCTGGATGGGCGACATTCTCATCCTGTACGCCCTGCTCGGTTTCCTGCTGATTCTCTTCCGCAAAGCCAAACCACGCACCCTGCTCGTCTGGGTCGTCATCTTTATTGCCCTGCCGCTCTTGTTCAACGCCGCCGTGACTGGTCTGGTTGCCTGGGCTGGCACCATCCCCGAAGCCGCGTCGCAAATCGAAGAGTCCTTTGCTGCAGCCGAAGCCGGTTTCGTGACCGACCTGGAGCGCGCCTATCAGGTGTATGCCAGCGGCAATTTCGCACAAATCACCACCCAGCGAGTGCACGATTACTTCAGCATGGGGCTGGCCGGTTTTATCGTGATGGGCTTCAATGTGCTGGCGATGTTCGTGCTGGGCGTCTACTTCGGCAAGCGCGGCATTTTCAAAAACCTGCCCGAAAATCAGGGACTGTTCCGCAAATTGTTGCTGTGGGGTTTCCTGCTTGGTCTGAGCGGCAACATCCTCTACGCCACCCTCATCATGCCTATCTCGCGCGTTTATCCAACCGGGACGCTCTGGCTGGCAACGGCCGGGCAGGCGGTTGGCGCGCCGCTGCTCATGCTGGCGTATGTCTCAGCCCTGTGCCTGCTGGCCCTGCACCCGCTTTGGGGAAAACGCCTCCAGGTTCTCGCTCCGGTTGGGCAGATGGCGCTCACCAATTACCTGATCCAGTCCATTGTCTGCACGCTGATCTTCTACGGCTATGGTCTGGGGCTGTTTGGGAAGATCGGTCACGCAGCCGGAATCGGTCTGACTTTCGTCATTTACCTGCTGCAAATCCCCTTCAGCCATTGGTGGATGAAACGCTTCTACTATGGCCCCGCTGAATGGCTGTGGCGTTCGCTCACCTATGGCAAGCTACAGCCCATACGAAAGTTGGAAAAAGTATGA
- a CDS encoding Ribose ABC transport system, permease protein RbsC has product MTVQTQKQTISTTALILFRKSSVFLILFVILGALALLSPEFFTLQNLTTVALQTSLIALVGIGMTLTIITGGIDLSVGSVAALCGALAAGLAVRNQLPTYTAMLIALMIGGVLGSINGAMIVWGRIPPFVATLAMMAAARGFTLVYTQGRPIAGLDKAFTFWGSGDLWGIPMPVIILLVVAVLAAWMLNQTVFGMHIFAVGGGEETARLASVAVGRVKLGVYVLSGLCAALAGIILTARLWSAQPNSGMLMELDAIAAAVLGGTSLAGGSGTISGTLAGAFIIGSLSNGLNLLEIPSYNQQVVKGIVFIVAVLLDHLLKRGRS; this is encoded by the coding sequence ATGACAGTGCAAACCCAAAAGCAAACCATCTCGACAACCGCGCTGATCTTGTTCCGCAAGAGCAGTGTTTTTTTGATTCTGTTTGTAATCCTGGGTGCGCTGGCATTGCTCTCGCCAGAGTTTTTTACGCTCCAAAACTTGACGACGGTTGCGTTGCAAACCTCGTTGATTGCCCTGGTCGGGATCGGGATGACCCTGACGATTATCACCGGCGGGATTGATTTATCGGTGGGGTCGGTGGCTGCCTTGTGCGGCGCGCTGGCAGCCGGTCTGGCTGTTCGGAATCAACTCCCGACTTACACAGCCATGCTCATCGCCTTGATGATTGGCGGAGTGTTGGGCAGCATCAACGGAGCGATGATTGTCTGGGGACGCATCCCTCCGTTTGTCGCCACGCTGGCGATGATGGCGGCGGCGCGCGGTTTTACGCTGGTCTACACTCAGGGGCGTCCCATTGCTGGATTAGATAAAGCTTTCACCTTTTGGGGTAGTGGGGATCTTTGGGGCATTCCCATGCCGGTCATTATTTTACTGGTCGTGGCTGTCCTGGCTGCCTGGATGTTGAATCAAACGGTCTTTGGAATGCACATCTTCGCCGTAGGTGGAGGCGAGGAGACCGCCCGCCTGGCATCGGTGGCGGTTGGCAGAGTCAAGTTAGGGGTTTACGTTCTTTCCGGACTGTGCGCTGCGCTGGCAGGCATTATCCTGACAGCCCGACTCTGGTCTGCCCAGCCAAACAGCGGGATGCTGATGGAATTGGATGCTATCGCCGCTGCCGTATTAGGCGGGACAAGCCTGGCAGGCGGGAGCGGCACCATCAGCGGCACCCTGGCAGGCGCTTTTATCATCGGCTCTCTTTCGAATGGCTTGAACTTGCTGGAGATCCCCTCATATAATCAGCAAGTGGTCAAAGGAATTGTATTCATTGTGGCAGTGCTGCTGGATCATCTTTTGAAAAGAGGGCGCTCATAG
- a CDS encoding sulfotransferase has product MIAKIGCPLWIILLVLPGRGGVDFAICARLSVTGVCRSKACQSCLLIPSPKIETFIDPHRSPTFRKGKIGGWWESFTDAHKHLFKEIAGDLLIRLGYEADFDW; this is encoded by the coding sequence ATGATTGCCAAAATTGGATGCCCTCTATGGATTATCTTGCTCGTCTTGCCTGGACGGGGCGGCGTCGACTTCGCCATCTGCGCCAGGCTATCCGTTACCGGCGTCTGTCGTTCAAAAGCCTGCCAATCCTGTTTGCTAATTCCTTCCCCAAAAATCGAAACCTTCATTGACCCACACCGTTCTCCCACCTTCCGCAAAGGGAAAATCGGCGGCTGGTGGGAGAGTTTTACCGACGCGCATAAACACCTGTTCAAAGAAATTGCGGGAGATTTGCTGATTCGCCTGGGGTATGAAGCTGATTTTGATTGGTGA
- a CDS encoding Ribose ABC transport system, periplasmic ribose-binding protein RbsB: MKRNLLVNLFVLFALILSACAPQATPTPAPETQAPAEEITLGLVLSTLNNPFFVTLRDGAQKAADEAGVELIVVDAQDDSAKMIAGIEDLISKKVSALLINPTDADAVVPAIQKANEAGIPVFTVDRGANGGTVVSHIASDNVAGGKMAAEFLCQAIGGKGNVVELQGIAGTSAARDRGQGFNEYMSANCKDAKIVAQQTANFNRDEGLKVFENILQAQPEIAAVFAHNDEMILGAIQAAEAAGRTGIIFVGFDAIDDAVQAVKDGKLAATVAQQPALMGQLAVETAVKHLKGESVDSFIPVALSLVTAESLGVTPPQPAEEITLGLVLSTLNNPFFVTLRDGAQKAADAAGVKLIVVDAQDDSAKMIAGIEDLISKKVSALLINPTDADAVVPAIQKANEAGIPVFTVDRGANGGTVVSHIASDNVAGGKMAAEFLCQAIGGKGNVVELQGIAGTSAARDRGQGFNEYMSTNCKDAKIVAQQTANFNRDEGLKVFENILQAQPEIAAVFAHNDEMILGAIQAAEAAGRTGIIFVGFDAIDDAVQAVKDGKLAATVAQQPALMGQLAVETAIKYLNGESVEAYIPVELSLVTK, from the coding sequence ATGAAAAGAAATTTGCTCGTCAACCTTTTCGTACTATTCGCCCTGATTTTGAGTGCCTGTGCACCTCAGGCTACTCCCACGCCTGCCCCTGAAACGCAAGCGCCTGCGGAGGAGATCACGCTCGGCCTGGTGCTCTCGACCCTGAACAACCCGTTCTTCGTGACCCTGCGGGACGGGGCGCAGAAGGCGGCTGACGAAGCCGGTGTTGAGCTGATCGTGGTGGACGCCCAGGATGACTCGGCCAAGATGATTGCCGGCATCGAAGACCTGATCAGCAAGAAAGTGTCCGCCCTGCTCATCAACCCCACCGATGCCGATGCCGTCGTCCCCGCCATCCAGAAGGCGAACGAAGCCGGCATCCCCGTCTTCACCGTTGACCGTGGGGCGAACGGTGGTACGGTCGTCTCGCATATCGCTTCCGATAACGTGGCGGGCGGCAAGATGGCAGCCGAGTTTCTGTGCCAGGCAATCGGCGGCAAAGGCAATGTGGTTGAACTGCAAGGCATTGCCGGCACGTCTGCAGCCCGCGACCGTGGGCAGGGGTTCAACGAGTACATGAGCGCCAACTGCAAAGACGCCAAGATCGTCGCCCAGCAGACGGCAAACTTCAACCGCGATGAAGGGCTGAAGGTGTTCGAGAACATCCTGCAGGCACAGCCGGAGATCGCAGCCGTGTTTGCTCACAATGACGAGATGATCCTCGGTGCAATTCAAGCTGCCGAAGCGGCGGGGCGCACCGGGATTATCTTTGTGGGCTTCGATGCCATTGACGATGCCGTGCAGGCAGTCAAAGATGGCAAGCTGGCTGCTACTGTAGCTCAGCAACCCGCTCTGATGGGTCAACTGGCTGTCGAAACAGCGGTAAAGCACCTCAAGGGTGAGAGCGTCGATAGCTTCATCCCGGTTGCCCTGAGCCTGGTCACTGCCGAGTCATTGGGTGTTACCCCTCCACAACCTGCAGAGGAGATTACGCTTGGGTTGGTGCTTTCGACCCTGAACAATCCGTTCTTCGTGACCCTGCGGGACGGGGCGCAGAAGGCAGCCGATGCCGCCGGCGTCAAGCTGATCGTGGTGGACGCCCAGGATGACTCCGCCAAGATGATCGCCGGCATCGAAGACCTGATCAGCAAGAAAGTGTCCGCCCTGCTCATCAACCCCACCGATGCCGATGCGGTCGTCCCCGCCATCCAGAAGGCGAACGAAGCCGGCATCCCCGTCTTCACCGTTGACCGTGGGGCGAACGGTGGTACGGTCGTCTCGCACATCGCTTCCGATAACGTGGCGGGCGGCAAGATGGCAGCCGAGTTTCTGTGCCAGGCAATCGGCGGCAAAGGCAATGTGGTTGAACTGCAAGGCATTGCCGGCACGTCTGCAGCCCGCGACCGTGGGCAGGGGTTCAACGAGTACATGAGCACCAACTGCAAAGACGCCAAGATCGTCGCCCAGCAGACGGCAAACTTCAACCGCGATGAAGGGCTGAAGGTGTTCGAGAACATCCTGCAGGCACAGCCGGAGATTGCAGCCGTGTTTGCTCACAACGACGAGATGATCCTCGGTGCAATTCAAGCTGCCGAAGCGGCGGGGCGCACCGGGATTATCTTTGTGGGCTTCGATGCCATTGACGATGCCGTGCAGGCAGTCAAAGATGGCAAGCTGGCTGCTACCGTAGCTCAGCAACCCGCTCTGATGGGGCAACTGGCTGTCGAAACGGCGATTAAGTACCTCAATGGAGAGAGCGTAGAAGCATATATCCCCGTCGAGCTTTCCCTGGTAACCAAGTAA
- a CDS encoding Ribokinase, with translation MKQGIVVVGSINMDLVVRAPRLPQLGETLLGGDFRTFPGGKGANQAVACARLGAKVSMVGRVGKDSFGDQLLAGIAENGVNIAAVERDSQEATGVALITVTEDGNNAIVVAPGANGRLTPQDVLRSQALFEEAEVLVLQLECPLAAVEQAIQLAKSYQMRVVLNPAPAQPLRDELVRSVDFLIPNQTELQILAGETATEKAIDHLLSLGVQNLILTLGEEGAMIVDQNQRTRVQAYKVQAVDTTAAGDAFVGAFAVAISQEKSILEAVQMGVAAGALAVTKAGAQPSLPTWQELQHFMATQPEPAVISE, from the coding sequence GTGAAACAAGGAATCGTGGTCGTCGGAAGTATCAACATGGACCTGGTGGTGCGCGCCCCTCGTTTGCCTCAGTTGGGAGAGACCTTGCTGGGAGGCGATTTTCGCACCTTTCCCGGCGGAAAAGGCGCCAATCAGGCTGTAGCCTGTGCCAGATTGGGCGCTAAGGTGTCCATGGTTGGGCGGGTTGGCAAGGATAGTTTTGGTGATCAATTGCTGGCTGGCATTGCTGAGAATGGGGTAAACATCGCTGCGGTCGAGCGGGACTCACAGGAAGCTACCGGTGTGGCTTTGATTACGGTAACCGAAGACGGCAATAATGCCATTGTTGTTGCGCCGGGAGCCAATGGTCGCCTTACCCCACAGGACGTGCTTCGCAGCCAGGCGCTCTTTGAAGAGGCAGAGGTGTTAGTTTTACAGCTTGAATGCCCCTTAGCGGCGGTGGAGCAGGCCATTCAGCTTGCTAAATCTTATCAGATGCGGGTTGTGCTAAATCCCGCTCCAGCCCAACCGCTCAGGGATGAGCTCGTACGCAGCGTAGATTTCTTAATCCCCAACCAGACTGAACTTCAAATCCTGGCTGGCGAAACTGCAACCGAGAAAGCAATCGACCACCTGTTATCTCTCGGTGTGCAAAATCTGATTCTCACCCTGGGAGAAGAAGGCGCCATGATTGTCGACCAAAACCAGCGCACCCGCGTCCAGGCCTACAAAGTGCAGGCGGTAGATACCACCGCCGCAGGCGACGCCTTTGTCGGCGCCTTCGCCGTGGCAATCAGCCAGGAAAAATCGATCCTGGAGGCGGTGCAAATGGGTGTGGCTGCGGGCGCCCTGGCAGTAACCAAAGCAGGAGCCCAACCCTCCCTACCCACCTGGCAAGAATTACAGCACTTCATGGCAACCCAGCCAGAGCCGGCGGTAATCTCTGAATAG
- a CDS encoding Ribose ABC transport system, permease protein RbsC: MENLTSRQTMRIFLQRYGLILSYGMIFVALSVLSERFMGLSNQVNILRQASINAIISIGMTLVILTGGIDLSVGSILALSAVISASLMKNGVGVPWAILAALGIGVGMGTVNGLMITRGRIPPFIATLGMLTVGRGLALMYTQGQPITGLPATFRFIGAGTLGPIPMPIVVAAITFLAGMIFLRQTRLGEYIYAIGDNLQAARLAGVPTERIINLVYAISGFCAALAGLILIARLDSAQPVIGQGYEFNAIAAVVVGGTSFSGGEGGLPGTLLGALLIETLDNGLNLLNVSALWEQVVKGVVIALALLLYKALGR, translated from the coding sequence ATGGAAAATTTGACCTCCCGCCAGACGATGCGGATCTTTCTTCAGCGCTACGGTCTCATCCTCTCTTATGGGATGATTTTCGTGGCGCTTTCGGTCTTGTCTGAGCGGTTTATGGGGTTATCCAATCAGGTGAATATTTTGCGCCAGGCTTCGATCAATGCCATTATCTCGATCGGCATGACCCTGGTGATCCTGACCGGCGGGATTGATCTATCGGTTGGTTCGATTCTGGCACTCTCGGCGGTGATCTCGGCAAGCTTAATGAAAAATGGAGTGGGCGTCCCATGGGCAATCCTGGCAGCCTTGGGCATCGGCGTCGGAATGGGAACGGTCAACGGTTTGATGATCACGCGCGGCCGCATCCCTCCCTTTATCGCTACGCTGGGGATGCTGACCGTAGGGCGCGGCCTGGCTCTGATGTACACCCAGGGACAGCCGATTACCGGTTTACCCGCTACATTCCGTTTTATCGGAGCCGGCACCTTAGGCCCAATCCCCATGCCCATTGTCGTGGCAGCGATCACCTTCCTGGCAGGAATGATTTTCCTGCGCCAGACGCGGCTGGGGGAATACATTTACGCCATCGGCGATAACCTCCAGGCTGCCCGCCTGGCAGGAGTGCCAACCGAGAGAATCATCAATCTGGTTTATGCCATTTCCGGGTTTTGCGCCGCGCTGGCTGGTCTGATTTTGATTGCCAGGCTAGACTCGGCTCAACCGGTTATCGGGCAGGGGTATGAATTCAATGCCATTGCTGCAGTCGTGGTAGGCGGAACAAGTTTTTCCGGTGGTGAGGGAGGTTTGCCAGGTACTTTGCTGGGAGCATTACTCATCGAGACGCTGGACAATGGCTTGAACTTGCTGAATGTCTCTGCCCTGTGGGAACAAGTCGTCAAGGGTGTGGTGATCGCCCTGGCGCTTTTACTCTACAAGGCTCTGGGACGCTAG
- a CDS encoding Ribose ABC transport system, high affinity permease RbsD, giving the protein MKKTPLLHPQLSEVIASLGHKDMLVVADAGLPIPAEPMRIDLALTKDIPRFLDTLDVILSEMQVEQVLLAKETVEKSPHIQQEILKRLPDTPVEYISHEELKQLCHVARAVVRTGEFTPYANVILVAGVVF; this is encoded by the coding sequence ATGAAAAAAACGCCTTTACTTCATCCTCAATTATCGGAGGTCATTGCCAGCTTAGGGCACAAGGATATGCTGGTGGTGGCCGATGCCGGTTTGCCCATCCCTGCTGAACCAATGCGAATAGACCTGGCGCTGACGAAGGATATCCCCCGCTTTCTGGATACCCTGGATGTCATTCTCAGCGAAATGCAGGTTGAACAAGTTTTACTGGCGAAAGAGACGGTTGAAAAGAGCCCCCATATTCAACAAGAAATTTTGAAGCGGCTGCCGGACACCCCTGTGGAGTATATCAGCCATGAAGAGCTAAAACAGCTCTGTCATGTTGCCCGAGCAGTCGTGAGAACGGGGGAATTTACCCCCTATGCCAATGTGATCCTGGTTGCCGGGGTGGTGTTTTAG